In the genome of Criblamydia sequanensis CRIB-18, one region contains:
- a CDS encoding undecaprenyl-diphosphate phosphatase, producing MNDSFSFIHALFLGIVQGLTEFLPVSSSGHLAFFQTLFGFSKEINFVFFNVLCHAGTLFAILIVLKKDILKALTSKNEFLLLTTALLPLFFLLPFMSAIKELFKKTEWLGLFFIGTALILYLGSFNYGTRPKTFKSALFIGISQSLALFPGISRSGATLLSARVSGWTFDQALRFSFLLSIPTIFGALFLEALHLIKEGGSSIPNFSISIYFAAFTASFLSGLFSLKWILKRFRQKELRLFSLYCFLMGLLSLYLFAF from the coding sequence ATGAATGATTCTTTTAGCTTTATACACGCTTTATTTTTAGGAATAGTTCAGGGGCTGACTGAATTCCTCCCCGTTAGTTCCTCCGGCCACCTCGCTTTTTTTCAAACTCTTTTTGGTTTCTCCAAAGAAATAAATTTTGTTTTTTTTAATGTTTTGTGTCATGCAGGGACTCTCTTTGCGATTTTAATTGTCTTAAAAAAAGACATTTTAAAGGCATTGACTTCGAAAAATGAATTTCTTTTACTGACAACCGCTCTCCTTCCCCTCTTTTTCCTGCTTCCGTTTATGAGCGCCATAAAAGAGTTGTTTAAAAAGACGGAGTGGCTTGGTTTATTCTTTATTGGAACTGCCTTAATTTTATATTTAGGCAGTTTTAACTATGGGACGCGTCCTAAAACTTTTAAAAGCGCCCTTTTTATCGGCATCTCACAGAGCTTAGCTCTTTTCCCGGGAATTTCAAGAAGCGGGGCTACTCTCCTTTCCGCAAGAGTTTCAGGCTGGACTTTTGATCAAGCGCTTCGATTTTCCTTTCTTCTATCTATTCCAACGATTTTTGGAGCCTTATTTTTAGAGGCTTTGCACTTAATAAAAGAAGGCGGATCTTCCATTCCTAATTTTTCGATTTCCATTTATTTTGCAGCTTTTACGGCTTCTTTTTTATCAGGCCTCTTTTCACTTAAATGGATTCTAAAACGCTTTCGTCAAAAAGAGCTTCGTCTCTTTTCTCTCTACTGTTTTCTAATGGGGCTTCTATCTCTT